Proteins from one Mobula birostris isolate sMobBir1 chromosome 10, sMobBir1.hap1, whole genome shotgun sequence genomic window:
- the LOC140203990 gene encoding tubulin polymerization-promoting protein family member 3-like, which yields MADAGGNLAELEKSFRKFAIHGDTKASGLDMTGKNFAKLCKDCKVIDGKTVTGTDVDIVFTKVKAKSARVINFEEFKQALKELSKKRFKDLGEDEALEATFTLIAGKDPVLVGVTKAAKAGAVDRLTDTSKFTGSHKERFDESGKGRGRAGREDLVQHTGFVAAYRGMGTYDEKVKGSK from the exons ATGGCGGACGCGGGAGGGAACCTGGCCGAACTCGAGAAGTCTTTCCGCAAGTTCGCCATCCACGGAGACACCAAGGCCAGTGGCCTGGACATGACGGGCAAGAACTTCGCCAAGCTCTGCAAGGACTGCAAGGTGATCGATGGGAAGACTGTCACTGGCACTGATGTTGACATCGTCTTCACCAAGGTCAA GGCAAAGTCAGCTCGTGTGATAAACTTTGAGGAGTTCAAACAAGCTCTGAAGGAGCTGTCAAAGAAAAGGTTTAAGGACCTGGGGGAGGATGAAGCGCTGGAAGCCACATTCACCCTCATTGCCGGCAAGGATCCCGTGTTGGTCGGAGTCACA AAGGCAGCCAAGGCCGGCGCTGTGGATCGCCTGACAGACACGTCCAAGTTCACGGGGTCCCACAAGGAGCGGTTTGATGAGAGCGGCAAGGGCCGGGGCAGGGCGGGGCGCGAGGACCTTGTGCAGCACACGGGCTTCGTGGCCGCCTACAGGGGCATGGGCACCTATGACGAGAAGGTCAAGGGCTCCAAGTGA